The following coding sequences lie in one Drosophila sulfurigaster albostrigata strain 15112-1811.04 chromosome 2R, ASM2355843v2, whole genome shotgun sequence genomic window:
- the LOC133836644 gene encoding LOW QUALITY PROTEIN: probable G-protein coupled receptor Mth-like 11 (The sequence of the model RefSeq protein was modified relative to this genomic sequence to represent the inferred CDS: deleted 1 base in 1 codon) codes for NQKQKYIALLINFSCFIGYVGYYSTIATFLWLSVINYDLWKRFYIFTVSRKRRFFKYNIFVWSLSAVHLLITYLIDLVIIDSKWAPKLGIAACWINSMIFIPFLSYYMLTLIYFFYQLNSNRYVGNNLLLWSNFNYLNIQHNTFVITAYKIFVQNRTNRLQLTKSESQRCLRSLTNFSMFFRLFIIMGVIWILDIINYIAQIYQIKIQIFDVITCSQGVILFVATILKKDILKSLANRFGIGVRITQNISNFILAPIMEKTCSPTTLAKENERP; via the exons aatcaaaaacaaaaatatatagctttattaataaatttctcGTGTTTCATAGGATATGTTGGTTACTACTCTACTATCGCCACATTTCTCTGGCTTTCGGTTATAAACTACGATTTATGGAAaagattttacatttttaccgTTAGTCGCAAGAGAAGATTTTTTAAGTACAATATATTCGTTTGGAGTCTTTCAGCGGTACACCttttaataacatatttaattgatttagtAATAATTGATTCGAAATGGGCACCTAAGCTCGGAATTGCAGCTTGTTGGATTAACAGTATGATATTTATTCCATTTTTGTCTTACTATATGcttactttaatatatttcttttatcaattaaataGCAACAGATATGTCGGCAATAATCTACTATTATGGTCCAATTTTAATTACCTTAACATACAACACAACACTTTT GTTATTACCGCCTATAAAATATTCGTCCAAAATAGGACAAATAGGCTTCAGTTAACCAAATCAGAAAGCCAACGATGTCTAAGGAGTTTGACTAA TTTTAGCATGTTTTTCCGTCTTTTTATCATTATGGGCGTCATCTGGATTCTTGATATCATAAATTACATtgctcaaatataccaaattaaaattcagaTTTTTGATGTGATTACCTGTAGCCAAGGTGTCATATTATTTGTAGCAACCATTTTAAAGAAAGATATTCTCAAATCATTAGCTAATCG atTTGGAATTGGAGTAAgaataacacaaaatatttcaaatttcatccTTGCGCCAATAATGGAAAAAACTTGTTCACCAACAACTTTGGCTAAAGAAAACGAAAGACCCTAA
- the LOC133836645 gene encoding probable G-protein coupled receptor Mth-like 11, which translates to IAAAWSSIIYYYGPISTYLTFNTTLFIITASKIFFQNRTNRRQLTQSDHQRNLRTLTNFGTFFRLFVIMGVFWILEIISYFGQMFDISMQFIDVICCGQGIILFVATILKRDVLKALANRLRIGNTKIKMSQSGVSTTSARMETVLSSQPILTKDNKEPHL; encoded by the exons ATAGCCGCAGCTTGGTCGTCAATAATCTACTATTATGGTCCAATTAGTACTTACTTAACATTCAACACGacactatttattattactgcCTCTAAGATATTCTTTCAAAATAGGACCAATAGACGTCAGCTAACCCAATCGGACCATCAACGAAATTTGAGGACTTTGACTAA TTTTGGAACATTTTTCCGGCTCTTTGTCATTATGGGCGTTTTCTGGATACTTGAAATCATTTCCTATTTTGGACAAATGTTCGACATATCAATGCAGTTTATTGATGTCATTTGTTGTGGTCAaggtattattttatttgtagcaacaattttgaaaagagATGTGTTGAAAGCGTTGGCTAATCG actTCGTATTggaaataccaaaataaaaatgtcacaaAGTGGTGTTTCCACAACATCAGCCAGAATGGAAACTGTTTTATCTTCACAACCAATTCTAACTAAAGACAACAAAGAACCTCATTTATAA
- the LOC133838012 gene encoding probable G-protein coupled receptor Mth-like 11, whose protein sequence is MKNVIRAFVILSVFIAETFGRIEKCDYLDTVDLTYSRKFENGSYLYEDILIPKEETGEYNYQILFNGKTEIIPNHIRGCICHLKTCIRFCCNPNQTLVQDKRECGNVDQNLDYNSFLNITYNETQIKHVDVLKLMVQQHLPVPCDDHLALNPDNPNHEWTLYENGILLRHFDGAQLSKADYCLQPQKFQNTYRLVPHHCLIPPNLTNAYIQSVSIFFYIMVIFVYLLLPCFKGVYRQCCLCYFGCLTLTFILIVMIRFDWIKPHQILLCKLTGYIGYYITISTFLWLLIINYDLWKTFNNIGISHGSKFYKYNIFVWGVAAVQLLLTLFC, encoded by the exons ATGAAGAATGTGATACGGGCTTTTGTTATACTCAGTGTATTTATAGCTGAGACATTCGGGCGTATTGAAAAATGTGATTACTTGGATACCGTCGACCTTACATACAGCAGGAAATTTGAGAATGGGTCTTACCTATACGAAGATATATTAATACCAAAGGAAGAAACAGGGGAATACAACTACCAAATTCTATTTAATggaaaaactgaaataattcCCAACCACATAAGGGGAtgcatttgccatttaaaGACCTGCATTCGATTTTGTTGTAACCCAAATCAAACTCTTGTGCAGGATAAAAGAGAATGCGGGAATGTCGACCAAAATTTAGATTACAACTCTTTCTTAAACATAACTTATAATGAAACTCAAATTAAACATGTTGACGTCTTGAAGTTGATGGTACAACAACATCTACCTGTACCTTGTGACGATCATTTAGCCCTTAACCCTGACAATCCAAATCACGAGTGGACTTTGTATGAG AATGGCATTCTTCTGAGGCATTTCGATGGGGCTCAACTTTCAAAAGCGGATTATTGTTTACAGCCCCAAAAATTTCAGAATACTTACAGGCTTGTACCGCATCATTGTCTAATTCCTCCTAACCTTACTAACGCATATA TCCAATCTGTATCGATATTCTTCTATATTATggttatatttgtatatctgCTTTTGCCATGTTTTAAAGGTGTTTATCGACAATGCTGCTTATGTTATTTTGGGTGCCTGACTCTAACTTTTATACTTATTGTTATGATACGATTTGATTGGATAAAGCCACATCAAATATTATTGTGCAAACTAACAG GATATATTGGGTACTACATTACAATTTCCACGTTTCTCTGgcttttaattataaactatGATCTATGGAAAACATTTAACAACATTGGGATAAGTCACGGGtcaaaattttacaaatataacaTCTTTGTTTGGGGTGTTGCAGCAGTACAACTTTTATTAAcacttttttgttga
- the LOC133835943 gene encoding transcription factor cwo isoform X2, translating to MNSCLADLSRLIPPQYQRKGRGRIEKTEIIEMAIRHLKHLQSECLQKESEYRSGYMDCMKEAAKFLYDSQMQDFCYRLLARLQEHIDELFKADCYKSTRSCHMPDNVSASSGSPHQAYHPPLCHLRDMLGASDVEHSNDHNDVKDLSFRNHLNQLQRSQQVAAAAVAAAAVTNASSASNVSIEGQSPNKLVVGNGNAITIASANDSASDNVPTNSVASNTGSSNAASSTTSTSSCLTLAKTSSAAVAITAHPQPHQAPVITSTAPHHHTDSSQPDFDSSREPILHTDTSNMHSPPPRDALQHQHAHLAHNPHTTDSLLSVRMRNYSESSHEIEHNNNYKYKNHIKERFVHELHDEETSSEHAPHLQNEHSHLHALSEHSKDGTEPEIAPIMAKKRKLAEAAAAAAAACNGNLPLEVHSEASNTNPPRSMMLLRDDKPSFSFSDIKDIKSEMHNFNSNSSPLLAKLSAAGAQLSTPSSTTAPIHPRHSFSVPIFALHCQGNYYVPLNVDYNALVPYLNGVDLLEKSYTSMPVVHPININVNFMTSSTSASLLAAAAAAATDAAGKQQNVVATHSATVGANSAAAQDLLRSAAAVTKAKLEQAISNSW from the exons ATGAATTCCTGCTTGGCAGATTTATCCCGCCTCATACCACCGCAATACCAACGCAAGGGACGTGGACGCATTGAGAAGACGGAAATCATTGAGATGGCTATCCGACATTTGAAACACTTGCAGAGTGAGTGCTTGCAAAAGGAGAGCGAGTATCGCAGTGGGTATATGGACTGCATGAAGGAGGCCGCCAAGTTCCTTTACGATAGCCAAATGCAAGACTTTTGCTATCGCCTTTTGGCCCGGCTGCAAGAGCACATTGATGAATTGTTCAAGG CTGACTGCTACAAGTCAACACGCAGCTGTCACATGCCTGACAATGTTAGTGCATCCAGCGGAAGTCCCCACCAGGCCTATCATCCGCCTTTGTGCCACTTGCGTGATATGCTAGGTGCCTCTGATGTAGAGCATAGCAATGACCACAACGATGTGAAAGACCTCAGTTTTCGCAATCATCTCAATCAGCTGCAGCGTAGCCAACAAGTTGCcgctgcagcagttgctgctgctgctgtcaccAATGCATCAAGCGCTTCAAATGTCAGCATCGAGGGCCAGAGCCCCAATAAGCTTGTGGTGGGTAATGGAAATGCCATTACCATTGCCAGTGCCAATGACAGTGCTAGTGATAATGTACCCACGAATTCAGTCGCATCCAACACAGGCAGTAGCAACGCAGCAAGCTCGACTACATCAACATCCTCATGTCTTACGTTGGCAAAGACCTCATCTGCCGCCGTTGCAATCACAGCCCATCCGCAACCGCATCAGGCGCCGGTGATTACTTCGACTGCTCCGCATCATCACACAGATAGCAGCCAGCCTGATTTTGACTCATCACGCGAGCCGATCCTCCATACGGATACTTCCAACATGCATTCGCCCCCGCCCCGCGATGCTTTACAACATCAGCACGCTCATCTCGCCCATAATCCTCACACGACAGATAGCTTGCTGTCTGTACGCATGCGCAACTACTCAGAGTCGTCGCATGAGATAGAgcataacaataattataaatataaaaaccaCATTAAAGAGCGTTTTGTGCATGAGCTTCACGATGAGGAGACAAGTAGCGAGCACGCGCCGCACCTACAGAACGAGCATTCTCACCTACATGCATTATCCGAGCACTCCAAGGATGGCACGGAACCTGAAATAGCGCCCATTATGGCAAAGAAACGCAAGCTGGCCGAGGCAGCAGCcgcggcggcagcagcttgCAATGGCAATTTGCCATTAGAAGTGCACAGCGAAGCCAGCAACACTAATCCACCACGTTCCATGATGCTACTTCGTGATGATAAGCCCTCCTTTAGCTTTAGTGACATCAAGGATATCAAGTCGGAGATGCACAACTTTAACTCAAACTCTAGTCCGTTGTTAGCGAAGCTGAGCGCTGCTGGCGCTCAGTTAAGCACGCCAAGCAGCACAACAGCACCGATTCATCCGCGACATTCATTTTCCGTGCcaatttttgcattgcacTGCCAAGGAAACTATTACGTGCCGTTAAACGTGGACTATAATGCGTTGGTGCCATATCTTAACGGTGTCGATCTCCTCGAGAAAAGCTATACGAGTATGCCTGTGGTTCATCCTATCaacataaatgttaattttatgaCCAGCTCTACGTCAGCTTCACTActggcggcagcagctgcagctgcaacagatGCTGCCGGAAAGCAACAGAATGTAGTTGCCACCCACTCCGCAACGGTGGGTGCAAACTCGGCCGCTGCTCAGGATCTGTTAAGATCTGCAGCAGCTGTAACCAAGGCCAAACTAGAGCAAGCTATCAGTAACAGTTGGTAA
- the LOC133835943 gene encoding transcription factor cwo isoform X1: MEPYWSEANGHAAHPVKYESEAAVSSFPYCTESSLNFSTSATAYSEDDAEYATGRRNKTSRQDPLSHRIIEKRRRDRMNSCLADLSRLIPPQYQRKGRGRIEKTEIIEMAIRHLKHLQSECLQKESEYRSGYMDCMKEAAKFLYDSQMQDFCYRLLARLQEHIDELFKADCYKSTRSCHMPDNVSASSGSPHQAYHPPLCHLRDMLGASDVEHSNDHNDVKDLSFRNHLNQLQRSQQVAAAAVAAAAVTNASSASNVSIEGQSPNKLVVGNGNAITIASANDSASDNVPTNSVASNTGSSNAASSTTSTSSCLTLAKTSSAAVAITAHPQPHQAPVITSTAPHHHTDSSQPDFDSSREPILHTDTSNMHSPPPRDALQHQHAHLAHNPHTTDSLLSVRMRNYSESSHEIEHNNNYKYKNHIKERFVHELHDEETSSEHAPHLQNEHSHLHALSEHSKDGTEPEIAPIMAKKRKLAEAAAAAAAACNGNLPLEVHSEASNTNPPRSMMLLRDDKPSFSFSDIKDIKSEMHNFNSNSSPLLAKLSAAGAQLSTPSSTTAPIHPRHSFSVPIFALHCQGNYYVPLNVDYNALVPYLNGVDLLEKSYTSMPVVHPININVNFMTSSTSASLLAAAAAAATDAAGKQQNVVATHSATVGANSAAAQDLLRSAAAVTKAKLEQAISNSW, translated from the exons atgGAGCCTTATTGGAGCGAGGCAAATGGACATGCCGCACATCCGGTTAAGTATGAGAG CGAAGCAGCTGTCTCCAGTTTTCCTTATTGCACAGAATCtagtttaaatttttcaacATCGGCAACGGCATACAGCGAGGACGATGCTGAATATGCCACCGGAAGACGAAATAAAACATCGAGg CAAGATCCATTGTCGCATCGCATCATTGAGAAGCGTCGGCGTGATCGCATGAATTCCTGCTTGGCAGATTTATCCCGCCTCATACCACCGCAATACCAACGCAAGGGACGTGGACGCATTGAGAAGACGGAAATCATTGAGATGGCTATCCGACATTTGAAACACTTGCAGAGTGAGTGCTTGCAAAAGGAGAGCGAGTATCGCAGTGGGTATATGGACTGCATGAAGGAGGCCGCCAAGTTCCTTTACGATAGCCAAATGCAAGACTTTTGCTATCGCCTTTTGGCCCGGCTGCAAGAGCACATTGATGAATTGTTCAAGG CTGACTGCTACAAGTCAACACGCAGCTGTCACATGCCTGACAATGTTAGTGCATCCAGCGGAAGTCCCCACCAGGCCTATCATCCGCCTTTGTGCCACTTGCGTGATATGCTAGGTGCCTCTGATGTAGAGCATAGCAATGACCACAACGATGTGAAAGACCTCAGTTTTCGCAATCATCTCAATCAGCTGCAGCGTAGCCAACAAGTTGCcgctgcagcagttgctgctgctgctgtcaccAATGCATCAAGCGCTTCAAATGTCAGCATCGAGGGCCAGAGCCCCAATAAGCTTGTGGTGGGTAATGGAAATGCCATTACCATTGCCAGTGCCAATGACAGTGCTAGTGATAATGTACCCACGAATTCAGTCGCATCCAACACAGGCAGTAGCAACGCAGCAAGCTCGACTACATCAACATCCTCATGTCTTACGTTGGCAAAGACCTCATCTGCCGCCGTTGCAATCACAGCCCATCCGCAACCGCATCAGGCGCCGGTGATTACTTCGACTGCTCCGCATCATCACACAGATAGCAGCCAGCCTGATTTTGACTCATCACGCGAGCCGATCCTCCATACGGATACTTCCAACATGCATTCGCCCCCGCCCCGCGATGCTTTACAACATCAGCACGCTCATCTCGCCCATAATCCTCACACGACAGATAGCTTGCTGTCTGTACGCATGCGCAACTACTCAGAGTCGTCGCATGAGATAGAgcataacaataattataaatataaaaaccaCATTAAAGAGCGTTTTGTGCATGAGCTTCACGATGAGGAGACAAGTAGCGAGCACGCGCCGCACCTACAGAACGAGCATTCTCACCTACATGCATTATCCGAGCACTCCAAGGATGGCACGGAACCTGAAATAGCGCCCATTATGGCAAAGAAACGCAAGCTGGCCGAGGCAGCAGCcgcggcggcagcagcttgCAATGGCAATTTGCCATTAGAAGTGCACAGCGAAGCCAGCAACACTAATCCACCACGTTCCATGATGCTACTTCGTGATGATAAGCCCTCCTTTAGCTTTAGTGACATCAAGGATATCAAGTCGGAGATGCACAACTTTAACTCAAACTCTAGTCCGTTGTTAGCGAAGCTGAGCGCTGCTGGCGCTCAGTTAAGCACGCCAAGCAGCACAACAGCACCGATTCATCCGCGACATTCATTTTCCGTGCcaatttttgcattgcacTGCCAAGGAAACTATTACGTGCCGTTAAACGTGGACTATAATGCGTTGGTGCCATATCTTAACGGTGTCGATCTCCTCGAGAAAAGCTATACGAGTATGCCTGTGGTTCATCCTATCaacataaatgttaattttatgaCCAGCTCTACGTCAGCTTCACTActggcggcagcagctgcagctgcaacagatGCTGCCGGAAAGCAACAGAATGTAGTTGCCACCCACTCCGCAACGGTGGGTGCAAACTCGGCCGCTGCTCAGGATCTGTTAAGATCTGCAGCAGCTGTAACCAAGGCCAAACTAGAGCAAGCTATCAGTAACAGTTGGTAA